The proteins below are encoded in one region of Desulfovibrio desulfuricans:
- a CDS encoding hybrid sensor histidine kinase/response regulator, which produces MRVLVVDDEPAFSEPLAERLALRGYETATAQDADAALAELARGPRDLIFLDVGLPGMDGVDLLKILREHYPQTDVVMLSGAGDMGKAVQAMRRGALNWLSKPVGMDGILAECRKAAERAGARQEAARLAEAARWRSLGRVAEGVAHEVNNPLNIMVQAAGLIRDCLEEPEAEALPDIGEVREAVDTIRTQSLRVREITRKLLMVGHGLDPRVGALDAAADVAQVLRLLHERMESAHVRCDVRVPQGEGAPRPLGSAPELQQICLHLLENALDALSDTDSASGAAERPGGLITLTASTRRDAQGQDWYDLVVRDNGPGIAPDIMPHIFEPFFSTRALQSPVAAHASGGKTLGRYVGLGLAVARSLAHARGGELTAANAADGGAEFCLSLPLAESLGEHPTPKAKA; this is translated from the coding sequence ATGCGTGTGCTTGTTGTGGATGACGAACCTGCCTTTTCTGAGCCTTTGGCCGAACGTCTGGCATTGCGCGGCTACGAAACCGCAACCGCGCAGGATGCCGATGCAGCCTTGGCCGAACTGGCGCGCGGCCCTCGAGACCTCATATTTCTTGATGTGGGGCTGCCGGGTATGGACGGCGTGGATCTGCTGAAAATTCTGCGCGAGCACTACCCGCAGACAGATGTCGTGATGCTTTCCGGCGCTGGAGACATGGGCAAGGCCGTGCAGGCCATGCGGCGCGGCGCGCTGAACTGGCTTTCAAAGCCCGTGGGCATGGACGGCATCCTTGCGGAATGTCGCAAGGCGGCGGAGCGCGCAGGCGCACGGCAGGAAGCAGCCCGTCTGGCCGAGGCAGCCCGCTGGCGCAGCCTTGGCCGGGTAGCGGAAGGCGTGGCCCATGAGGTCAACAATCCGCTGAATATCATGGTGCAGGCCGCTGGCCTGATCCGCGACTGTCTGGAAGAGCCGGAAGCCGAAGCTTTGCCGGATATCGGCGAAGTGCGCGAGGCTGTGGACACCATCAGGACGCAGAGCCTGAGGGTGCGCGAGATTACGCGCAAGCTGCTCATGGTCGGGCACGGGCTCGACCCCCGTGTGGGCGCGCTTGATGCGGCTGCGGATGTGGCCCAGGTGCTGCGCCTGCTGCACGAACGCATGGAAAGCGCCCATGTGCGCTGCGATGTACGAGTGCCGCAGGGAGAAGGCGCGCCCCGCCCCTTGGGGTCTGCCCCTGAATTGCAGCAGATATGCCTGCACCTGCTGGAAAACGCGCTGGATGCGCTCAGTGATACTGATTCCGCATCAGGAGCGGCAGAGCGCCCCGGCGGTCTGATCACCCTGACCGCCAGCACCAGACGCGATGCGCAGGGGCAGGACTGGTATGACCTTGTGGTGCGCGACAACGGCCCAGGTATCGCGCCCGACATCATGCCGCACATATTTGAACCTTTTTTCAGCACGCGCGCCCTGCAAAGCCCTGTTGCCGCGCATGCATCCGGCGGCAAGACGCTTGGCCGCTACGTGGGCCTGGGGCTTGCGGTGGCCCGTTCCCTGGCGCACGCCCGGGGCGGAGAGCTGACAGCAGCCAACGCGGCTGATGGCGGGGCGGAATTTTGCCTCAGCCTGCCTCTGGCGGAATCTTTGGGAGAACACCCAACTCCCAAGGCCAAAGCATAA